A genomic stretch from Musa acuminata AAA Group cultivar baxijiao unplaced genomic scaffold, Cavendish_Baxijiao_AAA HiC_scaffold_1138, whole genome shotgun sequence includes:
- the LOC103999788 gene encoding uncharacterized protein LOC103999788 isoform X1 encodes MEVTVKFLYVLALLLLICNGGTERVDGAGECGRVPVRRMALQMAPCASAAQDARLPVSAGCCAAVKKMGRNPSCLCAVMLSDTAKSVGVKPDVAMTIPKRCNLADRPVGYKVYIAVTTVKRGYRVLRLGG; translated from the exons ATGGAGGTCACCGTGAAGTTTCTCTACGTGCTTGCGTTGTTGCTGTTAATCTGCAACGGCGGGACGGAGAGGGTCGACGGGGCGGGTGAATGCGGGAGGGTGCCGGTGAGGAGGATGGCTCTGCAAATGGCTCCCTGCGCGTCAGCTGCGCAGGACGCCCGGCTCCCGGTCTCGGCTGGCTGCTGCGCGGCGGTGAAGAAGATGGGCCGCAACCCGAGCTGCCTGTGCGCCGTCATGCTCTCCGACACCGCCAAGAGCGTCGGCGTGAAGCCGGACGTGGCCATGACGatccccaagcggtgcaaccttgcAGACCGCCCCGTGGGTTACAA GGTATACATTGCCGTGACAACAGTGAAGAG
- the LOC135671214 gene encoding copper transporter 6-like → MEMGGGAATGDGMGHEKEMKMTMHMTFFWGENVEILFSGWPGDRGLGMYLLALLFVLAISALTDFLSTVSRRRCGGMAAVLHAVRMGLAYLVMLAVMSFNGGILVAAVAGHALGFLLSRSLLQRRAESDHADDTGSASAGQLPPSKIISSRS, encoded by the coding sequence ATGGAAATGGGAGGCGGAGCAGCCACGGGCGACGGCATGggccacgagaaggagatgaagaTGACGATGCACATGACCTTCTTCTGGGGTGAGAACGTGGAGATCCTTTTCTCCGGCTGGCCCGGAGACCGCGGACTCGGCATGTACCTCCTCGCCCTCCTCTTCGTCCTCGCCATCTCCGCCCTCACCGACTTCCTCTCCACCGTCTCCCGGAGGCGCTGTGGCGGCATGGCCGCCGTACTGCACGCCGTGCGCATGGGGTTGGCCTACCTGGTCATGCTCGCCGTCATGTCCTTCAACGGTGGCATCCTCGTCGCGGCCGTCGCCGGCCACGCCCTCGGCTTCCTCCTCTCACGAAGCCTACTCCAACGACGAGCTGAATCCGATCACGCAGACGATACAGGGAGTGCCAGCGCCGGCCAGCTTCCTCCCTCCAAGATAATAAGCTCACGGTCGTAG
- the LOC103999788 gene encoding uncharacterized protein LOC103999788 isoform X2 has protein sequence MEVTVKFLYVLALLLLICNGGTERVDGAGECGRVPVRRMALQMAPCASAAQDARLPVSAGCCAAVKKMGRNPSCLCAVMLSDTAKSVGVKPDVAMTIPKRCNLADRPVGYKCGGYTLP, from the exons ATGGAGGTCACCGTGAAGTTTCTCTACGTGCTTGCGTTGTTGCTGTTAATCTGCAACGGCGGGACGGAGAGGGTCGACGGGGCGGGTGAATGCGGGAGGGTGCCGGTGAGGAGGATGGCTCTGCAAATGGCTCCCTGCGCGTCAGCTGCGCAGGACGCCCGGCTCCCGGTCTCGGCTGGCTGCTGCGCGGCGGTGAAGAAGATGGGCCGCAACCCGAGCTGCCTGTGCGCCGTCATGCTCTCCGACACCGCCAAGAGCGTCGGCGTGAAGCCGGACGTGGCCATGACGatccccaagcggtgcaaccttgcAGACCGCCCCGTGGGTTACAAGTGCGGCG GGTATACATTGCCGTGA